A window from Acidimicrobiia bacterium encodes these proteins:
- a CDS encoding ABC transporter ATP-binding protein — MAAPHWQTVAGFRRDPDVVRDKRLDRHVLRRVLTYARPYRWLLVGFIATVVAGAVVTVLPPLLLRALLDTAVPDENTALVGWLALGAVLLAILAAVLSLAQRLFSARVGEGLIHDLRVRLFDHVQRLPLSFFTRTQTGALQTRLNNDVVGAQQAVTGTLGTVASNTINIVVTLVVMFALEWRLTLLTLAVLPAFVIPARRVGRKLQRATRESMELNAEMNTTITERFNVSGALLVKLFGRHDTERDRFDDRAARVADIGVQTAMYSRTIFAALAFVSAVGTAIVYYLGGRLVISGTIEIGTLVAFVVYVGQIYTPLTQLTNARVDVMTAVVSFERVFEVLDFESLIPDAPDAVGLENPKGHIEFDHVWFRHPPGSLTSIASLEVDDSAHADDDTLVLKDVTFSVDPGETVALVGPSGAGKTTIAMMVPRIHMVTDGRVLFDGHDVDGLTQESLRAAIGFVSQDPHMFHETIRENLTFSKPGATDEELVAACRAARIHDLIASLPDGYDTLVGERGYRLSGGEKQRMAIARVLLKDPAVVILDEATSHLDSESEAMIQRALAEALEGRTALVIAHRLSTVVSSDRILVVDDGRIVESGTHDELLAAGGLYAELTRTQLGDHRERPSPNADPGESAADPLDALLGGEAPRPTL; from the coding sequence ATGGCAGCACCTCACTGGCAGACCGTCGCCGGGTTCCGGCGCGACCCCGACGTCGTGCGCGACAAGCGTCTCGACCGCCACGTGCTCCGGAGGGTCCTCACGTACGCACGGCCCTACCGGTGGCTCCTGGTCGGCTTCATCGCCACCGTCGTCGCCGGGGCGGTCGTCACCGTCCTCCCGCCGCTTCTGCTGCGCGCCCTGCTCGACACCGCGGTCCCCGACGAGAACACGGCGCTGGTGGGGTGGCTGGCCCTGGGTGCCGTCCTGCTGGCGATCCTCGCCGCGGTTCTGTCGCTCGCCCAGCGCCTGTTCTCGGCCCGGGTGGGCGAGGGCCTGATCCACGACCTGCGGGTCAGGCTCTTCGACCACGTCCAGCGGCTCCCGCTGTCGTTCTTCACCCGCACACAGACCGGGGCGCTCCAAACACGCCTCAACAACGACGTGGTCGGGGCGCAACAGGCCGTCACCGGCACGCTCGGGACGGTCGCCTCCAACACGATCAACATCGTCGTGACGCTCGTCGTCATGTTCGCGTTGGAGTGGCGACTCACACTTCTGACCCTTGCGGTGCTCCCCGCGTTCGTGATCCCGGCCCGCCGTGTGGGTCGGAAGCTCCAGAGGGCCACGCGCGAGTCGATGGAGCTCAACGCCGAGATGAACACCACGATCACCGAGCGCTTCAACGTGTCGGGTGCGTTACTGGTCAAGCTGTTCGGTCGGCACGACACCGAACGCGACCGCTTCGACGATCGGGCGGCACGCGTGGCCGACATCGGTGTGCAGACCGCGATGTACTCACGCACGATCTTCGCCGCACTGGCGTTCGTGTCCGCCGTCGGAACGGCCATCGTCTACTACCTCGGCGGGCGGCTCGTGATCTCCGGCACGATCGAGATCGGGACGCTCGTGGCCTTCGTCGTCTATGTCGGACAGATCTACACGCCGCTCACGCAGCTCACGAACGCACGCGTCGACGTGATGACGGCCGTCGTCTCGTTCGAGCGGGTGTTCGAGGTGCTCGACTTCGAGAGCCTCATCCCCGACGCCCCCGACGCCGTCGGCCTGGAGAATCCCAAGGGACACATCGAGTTCGATCACGTGTGGTTCCGCCACCCGCCGGGATCCCTCACGTCGATCGCATCCCTGGAGGTCGATGACTCGGCCCACGCCGACGACGACACCCTCGTCCTCAAAGATGTGACGTTCTCCGTCGACCCGGGCGAGACGGTGGCGCTCGTCGGCCCGTCGGGCGCGGGCAAGACCACCATCGCCATGATGGTCCCGCGGATCCACATGGTGACCGACGGTCGTGTGCTCTTCGACGGCCACGACGTCGACGGGCTCACGCAGGAGTCGCTGCGCGCGGCGATCGGGTTCGTCAGCCAGGACCCGCACATGTTCCACGAGACGATCCGTGAGAACCTCACCTTCTCGAAACCCGGCGCCACCGACGAGGAGCTCGTGGCCGCGTGCAGGGCCGCGCGCATCCACGACCTCATCGCCTCGTTGCCCGACGGCTACGACACGCTCGTCGGCGAGCGGGGCTACCGGCTCTCAGGCGGTGAGAAGCAGCGCATGGCGATCGCGCGTGTCCTGTTGAAGGACCCGGCGGTGGTGATCCTCGACGAGGCCACGTCGCACCTCGACTCGGAGTCGGAGGCGATGATCCAGCGCGCCCTCGCCGAGGCACTCGAGGGCCGGACGGCGCTCGTGATCGCCCATCGCCTGTCGACGGTCGTGTCGTCGGACCGGATCCTCGTGGTCGACGACGGCCGGATCGTGGAGTCGGGAACCCACGACGAGCTGCTCGCCGCGGGCGGCCTCTACGCCGAGTTGACCCGGACCCAGCTGGGGGACCACCGGGAGCGGCCCTCCCCGAACGCCGACCCCGGCGAGTCGGCCGCCGACCCCCTCGACGCCCTGCTCGGCGGCGAGGCGCCCAGACCCACCCTGTAG